Proteins encoded in a region of the Candidatus Neomarinimicrobiota bacterium genome:
- the nuoL gene encoding NADH-quinone oxidoreductase subunit L produces the protein MVNYGIAILLLPLLAFVAQIFVGKRLPRNGDWVSVGAVALTLCLSLAMFGVMLVKYDPEFSVDQTWTWFDLGSLKVQIGILIDNVTVVMLLVVSLVSTLVHVYSTAYMEGDLRYSRYFAFLSLFTFSMNGIILANSLLGIYIFWELVGLSSYLLIGHWFEKDSASDAAKKAFLVNRVGDIGMFIGIMLFFTATGSFLFRDVFAGVESGLLSTETLTIAGLCLFAGAIGKSAQFPLHVWLPDAMEGPTPVSALIHAATMVAAGVYLTFRLFPIFTPAALTVIAYIGGFTAIFAAIIAVTQNDIKKVLAYSTVSQLGYMILAMGVGAYTYGLFHLVTHAAFKAGLFLCSGSVIHAMHHAYHELHDHESDPQDMRNMGGMKSKMKTTYLTMLICTVALAGVPFTSGFLSKDAILAGTLSFTMHHPEHFLLALFGFGAAFLTAFYMFRLVFMTFYGEPVRREVYDNIHESPSAMTAPLVTLATLSFFLFFTLPYFNPFSDHGWFTVLIEAQDSVVPGHLNPPANEIAGEMHHAHMPAMFLSILIAFSGIGLAVLMYLQKRISADDMAVKLALPYKLSFNKFFVDETYQRYLINPSLILARMIAFVDWELYDKYIVNGFGKVSVWFSRIVGIRWDYDILDQKIVDGIGRSISFFGSGLRLVQTGKVQNYLVWVLAGVIMIYVWQTI, from the coding sequence GTGGTCAACTACGGTATAGCAATTCTTCTCCTGCCCCTTCTGGCCTTTGTGGCCCAGATTTTTGTGGGGAAGCGCCTTCCGAGAAATGGCGACTGGGTTTCCGTCGGGGCGGTGGCTCTAACGCTCTGTCTCTCCCTGGCAATGTTTGGCGTTATGTTGGTGAAATATGATCCTGAATTTTCTGTTGATCAGACTTGGACTTGGTTCGATCTTGGTTCGCTGAAAGTTCAAATAGGTATTCTTATAGATAACGTCACTGTTGTGATGCTCCTTGTGGTCTCTCTCGTTTCAACACTGGTTCATGTCTACTCCACAGCCTACATGGAAGGCGATCTGCGGTACTCCCGTTATTTCGCTTTCCTTTCACTTTTCACTTTCTCCATGAACGGTATCATTCTTGCTAACAGTCTTCTCGGAATCTATATTTTCTGGGAGTTGGTAGGTCTCAGTTCTTATCTCCTTATCGGACACTGGTTTGAGAAAGATTCGGCATCTGATGCCGCCAAGAAAGCATTTCTTGTTAACAGGGTGGGTGATATTGGCATGTTCATCGGTATCATGCTCTTTTTCACTGCCACCGGTTCCTTTCTATTCAGAGATGTTTTCGCCGGGGTGGAAAGTGGCCTTCTGTCTACAGAAACCCTCACCATTGCCGGACTCTGTCTGTTCGCCGGTGCTATCGGAAAATCGGCTCAGTTTCCGCTTCATGTCTGGTTGCCTGACGCTATGGAAGGCCCCACGCCCGTCAGTGCTCTCATACATGCTGCTACTATGGTGGCAGCCGGTGTCTATCTAACGTTCCGTCTTTTTCCCATTTTTACGCCGGCAGCGCTCACCGTCATCGCTTACATCGGTGGGTTCACCGCTATTTTTGCAGCAATCATTGCCGTAACACAGAATGATATTAAAAAGGTGCTAGCCTACTCAACGGTGAGTCAGCTCGGCTATATGATTCTGGCTATGGGCGTGGGGGCGTACACCTACGGACTTTTTCATCTTGTGACTCATGCTGCCTTCAAAGCGGGGCTTTTTCTCTGTAGCGGCAGTGTAATTCACGCCATGCATCACGCCTACCATGAACTCCATGATCATGAGTCCGATCCGCAGGATATGCGAAACATGGGTGGTATGAAGAGTAAGATGAAAACCACTTATCTCACCATGCTCATCTGCACGGTTGCGCTGGCAGGTGTTCCATTTACATCAGGTTTTCTCTCTAAGGATGCCATCCTTGCCGGCACGCTGTCTTTTACCATGCATCATCCTGAGCATTTCTTGCTGGCTTTGTTTGGATTTGGCGCTGCTTTTTTGACGGCTTTCTATATGTTCAGATTGGTCTTCATGACTTTTTACGGTGAACCTGTTCGGCGGGAAGTGTATGATAATATACACGAGTCGCCATCGGCCATGACGGCGCCTTTGGTGACCCTAGCCACACTGTCATTTTTTCTATTCTTCACTCTGCCGTATTTCAACCCGTTTTCTGATCACGGCTGGTTCACGGTGCTTATCGAGGCACAGGACTCCGTTGTGCCGGGGCACCTTAACCCCCCGGCCAACGAAATTGCGGGAGAGATGCATCATGCTCATATGCCGGCCATGTTCTTGTCAATTCTAATCGCCTTCAGCGGCATTGGCTTGGCGGTGCTCATGTATCTGCAAAAGCGAATCTCCGCCGATGATATGGCGGTGAAGCTGGCCCTGCCGTACAAACTTTCTTTTAACAAATTCTTTGTTGATGAAACGTATCAGCGTTATCTCATCAACCCTTCGCTTATCTTAGCCCGAATGATAGCCTTTGTCGATTGGGAGCTTTATGACAAATATATCGTGAACGGTTTCGGCAAGGTGTCGGTGTGGTTTTCCAGGATTGTGGGCATTCGCTGGGACTATGATATTCTTGATCAGAAGATTGTGGATGGTATAGGCCGGAGCATAAGCTTTTTTGGTTCAGGACTCCGCCTTGTTCAGACGGGAAAGGTTCAGAACTATCTTGTTTGGGTTCTGGCCGGAGTCATCATGATTTATGTCTGGCAAACCATTTAG